Genomic window (Bacteroidales bacterium):
GAAAACAAAGAACTAAAGGCATTGTTGACTACTGCTACACGTGCTGCTCTTGAAGCAGGAAAAAAAGTTAATGAGGTTTACCACGAGAAGGACTTTGAGGTAGAATCTAAGGCCGATGAATCTCCTCTAACCCTGGCGGACAGGAAAGCCCATGAGATCATTACAGGTTATTTGAACCAAACGGAATATCCGGTATTGAGTGAAGAAGGTAAGGATATTCCCTATGAAGAGCGAAGCAAATGGAATCATTTCTGGCTTGTGGATCCACTTGACGGCACGAAGGAATTTATAAAGAAAAACGGTGAGTTTACGGTGAACATTGCTTTGGTTAGAAAGGGCGAACCCATCCTGGGCGTTGTTTTTGCACCTTATGTAAATGAGCTCTATTTTGGGACCGAAACGTTCGGAGCTTATAAAGTGGAAGGCGAGAAAGGAGAACCCATGGCATGTGAAGATATTGACGAGCTGATGAAAAAGGGACAAATTCTTCCCCTTTCCGAAAAACGGGATAAGCTGGTGGTGGTGGCCAGCCGTTCGCACCTGAATGATGAAACCCAGGCCTATGTTGATGAACTTAAGAAGATCCATGGTGATGCTGAATTTGTATCAAAGGGCAGCTCATTGAAAATCTGCATGGTAGCTGAAGGAAAAGCGGATGTCTATCCGCGTTTCGGTCCGACCATGGAATGGGATACCGCCGCAGGTCATGCTGTTGCTTTAGCTGCAGGATTCCCGGTGACACAAAAAGACGGAACACCCCTGCTTTATAATAAAAAAGAGCTTCTGAATCCTTATTTTATAGTCAAATCCCCGAAATTGTAGTGGAGATAACTTTGTAACATGAGATGGTGGATAAAAACCGGGATTATATACTGGGGCACCTTTCAGCCTTATCGGCCTATGTGATTTGGGGGGTACTCCCCATTTACTGGAAACAGCTTGATCATGTTCCTGCACCGGAAATTCTGGCCCACAGAATATTCTGGGGTTTTGTGTTTTTGCTGCTGTTTAATGTTTTATCCAATCGCAAAGCGTATTTTAATCTTTTAAGAGACAAGAAGAAAAGAAGGACAATATACCTGACCTCTGGCTTGATTGCCGTCAACTGGCTGATATTCATTTTCGCAGTAACCAGCGGCCATATTGTGGATGCAAGT
Coding sequences:
- the cysQ gene encoding 3'(2'),5'-bisphosphate nucleotidase CysQ codes for the protein MENKELKALLTTATRAALEAGKKVNEVYHEKDFEVESKADESPLTLADRKAHEIITGYLNQTEYPVLSEEGKDIPYEERSKWNHFWLVDPLDGTKEFIKKNGEFTVNIALVRKGEPILGVVFAPYVNELYFGTETFGAYKVEGEKGEPMACEDIDELMKKGQILPLSEKRDKLVVVASRSHLNDETQAYVDELKKIHGDAEFVSKGSSLKICMVAEGKADVYPRFGPTMEWDTAAGHAVALAAGFPVTQKDGTPLLYNKKELLNPYFIVKSPKL